A section of the Callithrix jacchus isolate 240 chromosome 14, calJac240_pri, whole genome shotgun sequence genome encodes:
- the SOWAHC gene encoding ankyrin repeat domain-containing protein SOWAHC, giving the protein MEGSAERGPKADPGPEAALGPEAVLRFLAERGGRARHAELVQHFKDALGGEPEQRARARARFKELVNAVATVRVDPADGAKYVHLKKRFCAGLPAPAGDPPRIQVTAEPEAPDSPAGPEVRDLLLDTAVPEAHPGRGLEPGEGEPPAAAHRPPLSAGAPGKNSRRDVQPLLWTPAAGPGEDLESPPHGCEEADRGSSLAGAIAPRPARQNFRDLMMGSSPQLKRSVGPGGSSPGNFSGGVRSRGGGDSDSASVASSVEEESSGGGSVTLDPLEHAWMLSASDGKWDSLEGLLTCDPSLLFKRDFITGFTCLHWAAKHGRQELLAMLVNFANKHQLPVNINARTSGGYTALHLAAMHGNIEVVKLLVGAYDADVEIRDYSGKKASQYLSQSIAEEIKNLVGALEEEDGESAAGSGGGRWRLSKVLPSHLITYKFSHPLEDGGDHHHHHHHSAEGCVGGKAKDPGRKASGSSSGRIKPRLNKIRFRTQIVHTTLSFRDPEQPLEDVEDEEEVEEERSVKGRSSSFKLRPKSNIFG; this is encoded by the coding sequence ATGGAGGGGTCGGCGGAGCGGGGCCCGAAGGCGGACCCGGGCCCAGAGGCGGCGCTGGGCCCCGAGGCGGTGCTGCGCTTCCTGGCGGAGCGCGGGGGCCGGGCCCGGCATGCGGAGCTGGTGCAGCACTTCAAGGACGCCTTAGGCGGCGAACCCGAGCAGCGTGCCCGCGCCCGCGCGCGCTTCAAGGAGCTAGTGAACGCAGTGGCCACTGTGCGCGTTGATCCCGCCGACGGCGCCAAGTACGTGCACCTCAAGAAGAGGTTCTGTGCGGGGCTGCCCGCGCCAGCCGGGGACCCACCACGAATCCAGGTGACCGCCGAGCCTGAGGCCCCAGACAGCCCGGCCGGGCCGGAGGTGCGCGATCTGCTCCTCGACACAGCGGTCCCGGAGGCGCACCCCGGACGGGGCCTCGAGCCGGGCGAGGGGGAGCCCCCAGCCGCTGCGCACAGGCCGCCCCTGAGCGCCGGGGCTCCCGGGAAGAACTCGCGGCGCGACGTGCAGCCCCTACTCTGGACGCCGGCCGCGGGGCCCGGCGAGGACCTGGAGTCCCCGCCCCATGGCTGCGAGGAGGCGGACAGGGGCAGCTCCCTTGCGGGGGCCATCGCGCCGAGGCCGGCCCGCCAGAATTTCCGCGACCTGATGATGGGCAGCTCCCCGCAGCTTAAGAGGAGCGTGGGTCCCGGGGGCAGCAGCCCGGGCAACTTCTCCGGGGGAGTACGCAGCAGAGGCGGGGGCGACTCAGACAGCGCATCGGTGGCCTCTTCAGTGGAGGAGGAGAGCAGCGGCGGGGGCTCCGTGACGCTGGACCCCCTGGAGCACGCCTGGATGCTCTCTGCCTCCGATGGCAAGTGGGACAGCTTGGAGGGCTTgctcacctgtgatcccagcctgCTGTTCAAACGGGACTTCATTACTGGCTTCACCTGCCTGCATTGGGCGGCCAAGCACGGAAGGCAGGAGCTTCTAGCTATGCTAGTCAACTTCGCCAACAAGCACCAGCTGCCGGTGAACATCAACGCCAGGACGAGCGGGGGTTACACCGCCCTGCACTTGGCAGCCATGCACGGGAACATAGAGGTGGTGAAGCTGCTGGTGGGGGCCTACGACGCCGATGTGGAAATCAGGGATTACAGTGGGAAAAAGGCCTCCCAGTACCTGAGTCAGAGCATCGCGGAGGAGATCAAGAACCTGGTGGGAGCTCTGGAGGAGGAAGACGGGGAAAGCGCCGCGGGCAGCGGCGGTGGGCGCTGGCGGCTTTCAAAGGTGCTTCCCTCGCACCTCATCACCTACAAATTCTCACACCCCTTAGAAGATGGAGGagaccatcaccaccaccatcaccactcgGCTGAGGGGTGCGTCGGAGGCAAAGCCAAGGATCCAGGGCGCAAAGCCTCGGGCAGCTCTAGTGGACGTATAAAACCCAGACTCAACAAAATCCGCTTCAGAACCCAGATTGTCCACACCACACTCTCTTTCAGGGACCCAGAACAGCCACTGGAGGATGTCGAGGATGAGGAGGAAGTAGAGGAGGAGCGATCTGTTAAAGGCCGCTCCTCCTCCTTCAAATTGAGACCAAAGTCCAATATATTTGGGTAA